From the genome of Lentimonas sp. CC4, one region includes:
- a CDS encoding PDZ domain-containing protein, which yields MKQLFSFKNSALKLLCVLAIPSISQAADIYVSTQGTDSNSGTKSAPVASLAAAQNLVRTVAGKEAVTVHVEDGIYYLPETLVFTPEDSGAMQAPVIYKAENEGKAVLSGGSQLDLTWQPYQGGIFQAQTPAGLVIDQVFIDGRNQRMARYPNYDPAKKAEPYQGFAADAFSKERAANWADPAGGYIHAMHVKRWGGYHYQITGKNAKGEVTYEGGWQNNRKMGMHKDYRMVENIFEELDAEGEWYHNAKTNTLYYKPTAGVDLKSAKVEVVRLRHLVEFEGSEANPVKYITLQGFVVRHAARTFMDVKEPLLRSDWAIYRGGAFLLTGTEDIQILDTEFDQVGGNAIFVNNYNRDVLVKGCHIHDAGASGVCFVGDPDAVRDPLFEYNEKNDLSKIDRTVGPKTNNYPADSAVEDCLIHGIGRVERQPAGVQISMAMDITVRDCSIYDTARSGINISEGTWGGHLIERCDVFDTVLETHDHGSFNSWGRDRFWRSDQQTSQAAIDKDPTLPFLDAMKTTTIRDSRWRCDHGWDIDLDDGSTNYDIYNNLMLNNGLKLREGFRRHAWNNITVNNGLHPHVWYHGSKDQVYSNIFMSAHKPARMSSPYVDGTRVDENLYSVNKAAVMRNSSKLQWDKNSIYGDPMFIDPANADFRVKDGSPALEVGFKNFPMDQFGVKKPSLKAIARTPIIPPLKTSGSRSGKPGQITKSVPQQVTWLGATLKNLEGVEFSAYGVSEEEGGAALTDIPVTSAAAKAGLTEGDLIQGVNGKAVKNTDQLFQVLSAIQSESLKLKVVRDQKVIELTVVRRSIVEVETSSSPEGFTKLPVPATSVQTVTANQKTGNNSVAVLTDGKLATGYGPVFANATRNGAYKMDLGAVKPVTEITSWSYNMGNTRGAQKVIIYGSNSATDPGWDLKKFTPLGSIDTGAAMAKFIAASLQSLDGKTLGDFRWIVWAVSPVSPAGGGENTAFQELAVVTK from the coding sequence ATGAAACAACTATTTAGCTTCAAAAACTCCGCCCTTAAGCTCCTCTGCGTGTTGGCGATCCCATCCATTTCTCAAGCAGCAGACATCTATGTCAGCACCCAAGGAACGGACTCCAATTCCGGCACAAAATCCGCTCCTGTTGCATCACTCGCAGCTGCACAAAACCTAGTAAGAACGGTTGCCGGTAAAGAAGCGGTGACGGTGCACGTGGAAGATGGCATTTATTATCTCCCTGAAACACTGGTATTCACTCCGGAAGACTCTGGGGCCATGCAAGCTCCGGTCATCTACAAAGCTGAAAACGAGGGCAAGGCGGTTTTGAGTGGTGGTTCACAACTCGATTTGACGTGGCAGCCGTATCAGGGCGGAATCTTCCAGGCTCAAACTCCAGCCGGTCTAGTCATCGACCAGGTCTTCATTGATGGCCGCAACCAGCGCATGGCGCGTTACCCGAATTACGACCCAGCGAAGAAGGCGGAGCCATATCAAGGATTTGCGGCGGATGCCTTTTCGAAGGAACGCGCAGCAAACTGGGCAGATCCGGCTGGCGGCTATATCCATGCCATGCATGTGAAGCGCTGGGGCGGCTACCATTACCAAATTACTGGTAAAAATGCTAAAGGTGAAGTCACTTACGAAGGTGGTTGGCAGAACAATCGTAAGATGGGCATGCACAAGGACTACCGTATGGTGGAAAACATTTTTGAGGAGTTGGATGCCGAAGGGGAGTGGTATCACAACGCGAAAACTAACACGCTCTATTACAAGCCGACTGCAGGGGTTGATCTAAAGTCAGCGAAAGTGGAAGTCGTGCGCCTTCGCCATTTAGTCGAGTTTGAAGGCAGCGAAGCAAATCCAGTCAAATACATCACACTGCAAGGCTTCGTCGTGCGCCATGCCGCTCGCACCTTTATGGATGTGAAGGAGCCGCTCTTACGCTCAGACTGGGCCATTTATCGCGGTGGGGCATTCCTACTGACAGGCACCGAAGATATCCAGATATTGGATACGGAATTTGACCAAGTCGGCGGCAATGCGATTTTCGTTAATAATTACAATCGCGATGTGCTCGTTAAAGGCTGCCACATTCATGATGCAGGCGCGAGTGGTGTCTGTTTCGTTGGTGATCCAGACGCAGTGCGTGATCCCTTGTTTGAATACAACGAGAAAAATGATCTGTCGAAAATAGACCGCACTGTGGGACCGAAGACCAACAATTACCCTGCAGACTCTGCAGTGGAAGATTGCTTGATTCATGGCATTGGTCGTGTTGAGCGCCAACCTGCAGGGGTTCAGATCTCTATGGCGATGGATATCACTGTGCGTGATTGCTCGATCTACGATACGGCGCGTTCTGGTATCAACATCAGCGAAGGCACTTGGGGTGGTCACTTGATCGAGCGCTGCGACGTATTTGACACTGTGCTGGAAACACATGACCACGGTTCCTTCAACTCATGGGGACGTGATCGTTTCTGGCGCTCAGATCAACAGACTTCGCAAGCCGCAATTGATAAGGATCCGACACTACCGTTTCTAGATGCAATGAAGACGACTACGATTCGTGATAGCCGTTGGCGCTGCGATCATGGTTGGGACATTGACCTCGATGATGGTTCGACCAACTACGACATCTACAATAATTTGATGCTCAACAATGGCTTGAAGCTGCGTGAGGGCTTCCGTCGCCATGCATGGAATAACATTACGGTCAACAACGGCCTGCACCCACACGTCTGGTATCATGGCAGCAAGGACCAAGTGTATTCCAATATCTTCATGAGCGCACACAAGCCCGCTCGGATGAGCTCACCTTATGTCGATGGCACACGTGTCGACGAGAATCTCTACAGCGTGAACAAGGCTGCTGTGATGAGAAACTCTAGTAAATTGCAGTGGGACAAAAATTCCATTTACGGAGATCCGATGTTTATCGATCCGGCCAATGCAGATTTCCGAGTCAAGGACGGCTCTCCAGCATTGGAAGTCGGTTTTAAGAACTTTCCAATGGATCAGTTCGGCGTGAAGAAGCCTTCGCTCAAAGCGATTGCTCGCACACCGATTATTCCTCCGTTGAAAACCTCTGGAAGCAGATCAGGCAAACCCGGACAGATCACCAAATCTGTGCCGCAACAGGTTACATGGCTCGGAGCCACATTGAAGAATCTGGAAGGCGTGGAGTTCTCCGCATATGGAGTCAGCGAAGAAGAAGGCGGTGCTGCCTTGACGGACATTCCAGTAACGTCGGCTGCTGCCAAGGCTGGATTGACGGAGGGCGATCTGATTCAGGGAGTGAACGGCAAGGCCGTAAAAAACACTGACCAGTTGTTTCAAGTGCTTTCGGCAATTCAATCTGAATCGCTTAAGTTGAAAGTCGTGCGTGACCAGAAGGTGATTGAGTTGACTGTCGTTCGGAGGTCGATCGTTGAAGTTGAGACATCTTCGAGTCCTGAGGGATTTACGAAATTGCCAGTGCCTGCTACTTCAGTGCAGACAGTTACGGCCAATCAGAAGACCGGCAATAATTCGGTGGCCGTTTTGACCGACGGAAAACTAGCTACAGGATATGGCCCAGTATTTGCAAATGCCACTCGAAACGGTGCCTACAAAATGGACTTGGGCGCTGTGAAGCCAGTGACTGAGATTACGAGCTGGTCGTATAATATGGGGAATACGCGTGGCGCACAGAAGGTGATCATTTACGGCAGCAACTCCGCGACCGATCCAGGTTGGGATCTTAAAAAATTCACACCGCTTGGTAGTATTGACACTGGTGCTGCCATGGCGAAGTTTATTGCAGCTTCCCTTCAATCTCTAGATGGAAAGACGTTGGGCGATTTTCGCTGGATCGTTTGGGCGGTCTCACCAGTAAGTCCTGCGGGTGGCGGTGAGAACACCGCCTTTCAGGAACTTGCTGTCGTAACTAAATAA
- a CDS encoding sulfatase-like hydrolase/transferase, with translation MRALKIVRLLLFVALSQLTHAANKPNIVFLMTDDQRWDNFGCYGRPEFRTENIDRLAQEGVIFDNAYYAVAICLPSRVTMMSGRYLSNHKVGFSHPYNYTLSKSDFNNTYPAMLKAAGYRTGFVGKFGFPVTDEAYERKGIVSGYNIQKELSPYFDFFAGSGVHFRGAFAAWPKDETLDAIYSKERPLNERTLKTGDAMMHFLETQPKDQPFCLSISFFAVKNDKDHDMYPPDVAEFSEYDFSVPENWVEGRNTKLPEVLDNWRGVALHKQRTSTPALYQKLVRRFATQGYSVDQQVGRLMRQLATMGVLDNTVILYTSDNGRFHGSHGLYDKAILYDESVKAPFIVFDGRVAKEARGRRESALMSSVDVAPTIVSYAGLEIPDSMQGRDLTPVIEQTQDLEQWRDAVYIESLFIGSLHSKKVPANIAEINERVIADNKSYRSRGVRTERYKYFSYFEHTPVIEELYDIEKDPQEMNNLATNPEYTSVLEAMRKKAENLSEEYSAN, from the coding sequence ATGAGAGCTTTAAAAATTGTGCGACTCTTGTTGTTTGTCGCCTTGAGTCAGCTCACTCATGCTGCGAACAAGCCCAATATTGTCTTTTTGATGACAGATGACCAGCGCTGGGACAATTTCGGTTGTTACGGCAGGCCTGAGTTCAGAACGGAGAATATTGATCGTCTTGCGCAAGAGGGCGTCATCTTTGATAATGCTTACTATGCGGTTGCGATTTGCCTGCCGAGTCGTGTGACGATGATGTCGGGGCGATATCTATCGAATCACAAAGTCGGGTTCTCGCATCCGTATAACTACACGCTCTCCAAGTCAGATTTCAACAACACCTATCCTGCCATGCTTAAAGCTGCGGGGTATCGCACAGGCTTTGTGGGGAAGTTCGGGTTTCCCGTGACCGATGAGGCCTATGAACGTAAGGGCATTGTTTCGGGCTATAATATACAAAAAGAACTCTCTCCATACTTTGATTTCTTTGCGGGATCGGGCGTGCACTTTCGTGGTGCGTTTGCTGCATGGCCGAAAGATGAAACGTTGGATGCCATCTACAGTAAGGAACGACCGCTTAACGAGCGCACTCTAAAGACGGGTGATGCGATGATGCATTTCCTTGAGACTCAGCCCAAAGATCAGCCATTCTGCCTCTCGATTAGTTTCTTTGCGGTTAAGAATGACAAGGACCACGACATGTATCCACCCGACGTCGCGGAGTTCAGTGAGTATGATTTCAGCGTGCCTGAAAACTGGGTGGAAGGTCGGAATACGAAACTGCCTGAGGTGCTGGATAATTGGCGCGGCGTTGCTTTGCACAAGCAACGCACATCGACGCCTGCGCTCTATCAAAAGTTGGTCCGACGCTTTGCTACTCAAGGATACAGTGTCGACCAGCAGGTCGGTCGATTGATGCGACAGCTCGCAACAATGGGAGTGCTCGATAATACGGTGATCCTCTACACGAGTGACAATGGGCGTTTCCATGGCTCGCACGGTCTCTATGACAAAGCGATTCTTTATGATGAGTCCGTGAAAGCCCCGTTCATCGTGTTTGACGGTCGAGTGGCGAAAGAAGCTCGCGGGCGCCGTGAGTCTGCGCTGATGTCTTCAGTCGATGTCGCGCCGACCATCGTCTCGTATGCGGGCTTAGAGATTCCTGATAGTATGCAGGGCCGCGACCTGACTCCAGTGATTGAGCAAACTCAAGACCTCGAGCAATGGCGCGACGCAGTGTATATCGAAAGTTTGTTCATCGGTAGCCTGCACTCCAAAAAGGTGCCCGCAAATATCGCCGAAATCAACGAACGTGTCATTGCGGATAATAAATCGTATCGCTCACGAGGCGTGAGGACAGAGCGCTATAAATACTTCAGCTACTTCGAGCATACGCCCGTCATTGAAGAGCTCTATGACATCGAAAAAGATCCGCAGGAAATGAACAATCTCGCCACCAACCCTGAGTATACGAGTGTCCTTGAAGCCATGCGAAAGAAAGCGGAAAACCTCTCAGAGGAATATTCTGCAAACTAG
- a CDS encoding response regulator transcription factor: MNKIEAPISVALIEDNERFASALETFFQLPNSPIDCHAIYGSSEEAIKKLPRNPPAVALVDINLPGKNGIECIAKLKAKCPDLICLVLTMYKEDDLIFDALRAGACGYLLKRTPPAEVVEAIELANSGGSPMSPHIARQLVGYFQQSPKNKLEDGLTPREKDVLDLLVKGKPYKEIASDLYVSLDTVRSHVRRIYRKLHINSRAEIMLKFGK; encoded by the coding sequence ATGAACAAAATCGAAGCCCCCATTTCCGTAGCCCTGATTGAAGATAACGAGCGTTTCGCCAGTGCTCTGGAAACATTTTTCCAACTCCCCAACTCCCCCATCGACTGTCACGCGATATACGGAAGCAGCGAAGAAGCGATCAAGAAGCTCCCAAGAAACCCACCCGCAGTGGCATTGGTGGACATCAACCTTCCTGGGAAAAACGGGATCGAATGCATCGCAAAGCTAAAAGCCAAATGCCCCGATCTCATCTGTCTCGTGCTCACCATGTATAAGGAGGACGATTTAATTTTCGACGCCCTGCGTGCGGGCGCCTGTGGATATCTCTTAAAACGCACACCACCCGCTGAGGTCGTCGAAGCAATTGAACTCGCCAATAGCGGAGGTTCACCGATGAGCCCGCACATTGCGCGTCAGCTCGTGGGCTACTTCCAGCAAAGTCCCAAAAACAAACTAGAAGATGGTCTGACCCCGCGCGAGAAGGACGTGCTCGACCTTCTGGTCAAAGGCAAGCCCTACAAGGAAATCGCAAGCGATCTCTACGTGAGCCTCGATACCGTCCGCAGCCACGTCCGGAGAATCTACCGGAAGCTCCACATCAACTCGCGCGCAGAAATCATGCTTAAGTTTGGAAAATAA
- a CDS encoding ATP-binding protein, translated as MPAPHNLLRFLALVFVFMALTVPMWARTQVEFAEVEATYTHGDAADLESTIDGRNASSTGWSLGKKFDLPQSIIFTTKNPVEADLLELSLCFMSGDPHSAFADFSVTFTTDEVPSENGNWVALPLLNFSAITCELTTDSGGRIRAEETHAVTTGMIPDEIYRISTRLPGKAVTGFRIEVFPVQRNVRPINKTVMAWGLTGDFVLTEFRVEVLSTSTNVALGAPVTVTHPLYQTSNIVYKKAPQRYRHMTADALTDGWPSTLAHPGSGAHGQNFYFEIDLGQQRKIDHVGLRQRGDNLSLERFGNMRIQLYDEPPQTGASPTWQTLNRPDGSFPESGAVDVLRAADGIGAFHGRYIRISSESSIARTPQLAEIEVYETRTPQLVAVIADDLVLPEDSQLRIPPAIGRLSFQFEIPQTGQPPAKLYRWRLDGENKGWRTSNSLLLETACPPPGTHRMELQAAHSDGTWDASVLDISFVVDAKFTETPAFLWLIGSVTLIIGILLARYVSKRKIDQLKAQSALEVERSRIAANMHDDVGARLAQIAVLHDVFAAQHDLSNVAHTDLSKLAGYTRGAMAALDETVWAVNPRNNTVAALETFLIQYADDYLLPLGIDCIMDSQNKWPTLNLRSGIRHEVALVFKEALQNIVKHAGASEVSITLAHESDQFIIQIADNGCGFSEAPNTPGQDGLINMRNRMAAIDGTCEWLPNENNGTTVEIKFPIS; from the coding sequence ATGCCTGCTCCCCACAACCTATTACGCTTTCTGGCACTCGTCTTCGTATTTATGGCGCTCACAGTTCCCATGTGGGCACGGACCCAAGTCGAATTTGCCGAGGTCGAAGCGACCTACACTCATGGTGATGCGGCAGACCTTGAAAGCACGATCGACGGCCGCAATGCGTCGTCCACAGGTTGGAGCCTCGGTAAGAAGTTTGACTTGCCGCAATCCATTATCTTCACGACCAAGAATCCCGTGGAAGCGGATCTCCTGGAGCTGTCGCTCTGTTTCATGTCAGGTGATCCGCACTCGGCCTTCGCTGACTTCTCAGTGACCTTCACAACGGATGAAGTGCCCTCTGAAAATGGCAACTGGGTCGCCCTGCCCCTTCTGAATTTCAGCGCAATCACCTGCGAACTCACAACGGACAGCGGCGGTCGTATACGTGCAGAAGAAACGCATGCGGTTACCACGGGGATGATTCCGGATGAGATCTATCGGATCTCTACCCGGCTTCCCGGTAAAGCTGTCACAGGATTCCGAATCGAGGTATTTCCGGTGCAGCGCAATGTGAGGCCGATAAACAAAACAGTAATGGCGTGGGGACTCACCGGAGACTTCGTGCTCACCGAGTTTCGAGTCGAGGTTTTGTCGACTTCAACCAACGTGGCACTCGGCGCACCAGTAACCGTGACGCATCCTCTGTATCAAACGTCGAATATCGTATACAAAAAAGCGCCCCAGCGCTACAGGCACATGACGGCGGACGCGCTCACTGATGGCTGGCCGTCAACGCTCGCACATCCAGGAAGTGGAGCTCACGGACAAAACTTCTATTTTGAAATCGACTTGGGGCAACAGAGGAAAATCGATCATGTCGGCCTGCGACAACGCGGGGATAACCTCAGTCTGGAACGTTTCGGTAACATGCGGATCCAGCTCTATGATGAGCCCCCACAAACAGGAGCATCACCGACGTGGCAGACTCTCAACCGTCCAGATGGATCGTTCCCAGAGTCAGGAGCGGTCGATGTTTTACGCGCGGCAGACGGCATTGGGGCGTTTCACGGGCGCTACATTCGTATTTCTAGTGAAAGCTCTATTGCCCGCACCCCCCAGCTAGCCGAAATCGAAGTATATGAGACACGCACCCCGCAGCTAGTCGCTGTAATCGCAGACGACCTGGTGCTTCCGGAAGACTCGCAGTTACGCATTCCTCCGGCAATCGGACGGCTTAGCTTTCAATTCGAGATTCCTCAGACCGGCCAACCACCAGCCAAGCTTTACCGCTGGAGACTGGATGGTGAGAATAAAGGTTGGCGCACGTCAAACTCACTTCTACTTGAAACTGCGTGCCCGCCACCAGGAACGCACCGCATGGAGCTCCAAGCGGCACACAGCGACGGCACTTGGGATGCCTCCGTCTTGGACATTTCCTTCGTTGTGGATGCTAAGTTTACGGAAACGCCTGCATTTCTTTGGTTGATAGGATCCGTGACCTTAATCATCGGAATTTTGTTAGCTCGGTATGTTTCGAAGCGAAAAATCGATCAATTGAAAGCCCAATCAGCTCTGGAGGTTGAGCGTTCACGTATCGCCGCAAACATGCACGACGATGTAGGCGCGCGTCTTGCGCAAATCGCCGTGCTCCACGACGTATTTGCTGCTCAGCATGACTTGTCCAACGTAGCCCACACGGATCTATCGAAACTTGCAGGTTACACGCGTGGAGCAATGGCTGCGCTGGATGAAACAGTGTGGGCAGTCAACCCTCGCAACAACACAGTTGCTGCGCTCGAAACCTTTCTGATACAATATGCGGATGACTACCTGCTCCCACTCGGGATCGATTGTATAATGGACAGCCAAAACAAATGGCCCACACTCAACCTTCGCTCTGGCATACGTCATGAGGTTGCACTCGTATTCAAAGAAGCACTGCAAAACATCGTCAAACACGCTGGCGCAAGTGAAGTGTCCATTACCCTTGCCCACGAATCCGATCAGTTCATCATCCAGATCGCCGACAATGGCTGCGGATTCTCAGAGGCACCCAACACACCCGGGCAAGACGGCCTCATCAATATGCGTAACCGCATGGCTGCCATCGATGGCACTTGTGAATGGTTGCCAAATGAGAACAACGGCACCACAGTCGAAATAAAATTCCCCATCTCATGA
- a CDS encoding PEP-CTERM sorting domain-containing protein, with protein MKKLYTAFSAGLLLAGLAQAAVYDIGTDSTVTYDSSLDTLTNTGPITDGDWTDSTLKINDGSNLSNTDFTALGITSWATGKFSTNGGTAVTNFNGANLSGLGLTFSGNNFGYNDTFVGADFSNSTISNASGNNQFFLFSDLSYANFSGATININGNLNTFRDATLTGADFSNITWGVASSVGFSTFFSGGAGSTSVADKNLAANFSGADLSNLTGTAATELIANLGKFDGGTAIGAFYDDALIANSGGAFTKTALDAAGWQSIPEPSSYALLAGLLGMSCVMARRRRA; from the coding sequence ATGAAGAAACTATACACAGCATTCAGTGCCGGCCTATTGCTTGCGGGGCTGGCGCAGGCGGCCGTCTACGATATTGGAACAGATTCCACGGTGACGTATGATTCATCGCTCGACACGCTGACCAATACGGGACCTATTACGGATGGTGATTGGACCGACAGCACGCTGAAAATCAACGACGGCAGCAATTTGTCCAATACGGATTTCACTGCGTTGGGGATCACTTCTTGGGCGACCGGTAAGTTTAGCACAAACGGCGGGACTGCTGTGACAAACTTTAACGGGGCGAACCTGAGCGGATTGGGGCTGACGTTCAGCGGGAACAACTTCGGTTACAATGACACTTTTGTGGGAGCGGACTTTTCCAATTCGACCATTAGCAACGCTAGTGGTAACAATCAGTTTTTTCTGTTCAGCGATCTATCCTATGCTAATTTCTCGGGAGCCACGATCAACATTAATGGCAACCTCAATACGTTCCGGGATGCCACACTGACGGGGGCTGATTTTTCGAACATTACATGGGGAGTTGCGTCTTCCGTCGGCTTCTCTACCTTTTTTAGCGGCGGCGCCGGATCGACCTCTGTGGCCGATAAAAACCTTGCGGCAAATTTCAGCGGCGCAGACCTGAGTAACCTGACTGGGACGGCAGCGACCGAATTGATTGCTAACCTTGGTAAATTTGACGGGGGCACTGCGATTGGAGCTTTTTATGATGATGCGCTTATTGCGAATTCGGGAGGAGCTTTCACGAAGACTGCGTTGGACGCCGCAGGTTGGCAATCTATCCCAGAGCCTAGCAGCTATGCCTTGCTCGCCGGCCTCTTAGGCATGAGCTGCGTCATGGCTCGTCGCCGCAGGGCTTAG
- a CDS encoding PEP-CTERM sorting domain-containing protein (PEP-CTERM proteins occur, often in large numbers, in the proteomes of bacteria that also encode an exosortase, a predicted intramembrane cysteine proteinase. The presence of a PEP-CTERM domain at a protein's C-terminus predicts cleavage within the sorting domain, followed by covalent anchoring to some some component of the (usually Gram-negative) cell surface. Many PEP-CTERM proteins exhibit an unusual sequence composition that includes large numbers of potential glycosylation sites. Expression of one such protein has been shown restore the ability of a bacterium to form floc, a type of biofilm.): MKKLYATFTASLFLAGIAQAVDYDITVINGDSAAVDYTDATFTGSVTFTGNNFGHNDNFTNADFSGTTITIGSGGRTGNQPFIAANITGTDFSGVTFNISPYAHNTADSRFNAFTTATGTGANFSNSTWNFTTTDISPTNTGFFSGVLAGTAGAANLAGKADAFDFSGATFTFAGATGTALTANRTLVIGNLGSSGTTEATAFGSIADAAFLTNNYAAFGYADAAGLSTALTAAGWQVIPEPSSYALLAGLLGMSYVMVRRRRA; encoded by the coding sequence ATGAAAAAACTATACGCAACATTCACTGCCAGCTTATTCCTCGCTGGGATCGCGCAGGCGGTCGACTACGATATCACCGTAATTAATGGCGATTCTGCTGCTGTTGATTACACCGACGCAACCTTTACCGGCTCCGTCACATTTACTGGAAATAATTTTGGTCATAATGACAATTTCACCAATGCTGATTTCTCCGGCACGACGATAACTATAGGCAGCGGAGGTAGAACTGGCAATCAGCCGTTTATTGCTGCAAACATTACAGGCACTGACTTCAGCGGGGTGACTTTCAACATTTCCCCGTATGCGCACAATACTGCTGACAGTCGGTTTAACGCATTCACTACTGCAACTGGCACAGGAGCTAATTTTTCAAATTCGACTTGGAATTTTACCACTACAGACATAAGCCCTACTAATACTGGTTTCTTTAGTGGTGTATTGGCTGGAACTGCTGGAGCTGCGAATTTAGCAGGTAAAGCGGATGCGTTTGATTTTTCAGGTGCCACCTTCACATTTGCTGGAGCTACTGGAACGGCACTTACGGCCAATAGAACTCTCGTTATCGGCAATCTCGGCAGCTCAGGCACCACAGAAGCGACTGCGTTTGGTTCGATTGCTGATGCAGCCTTCTTGACCAACAACTACGCAGCATTTGGCTATGCGGATGCGGCAGGGCTTAGCACAGCTTTGACCGCTGCTGGTTGGCAGGTTATCCCAGAGCCTAGCAGCTATGCATTGCTCGCCGGTCTTTTAGGTATGAGCTACGTGATGGTTCGTCGCCGCAGGGCTTAG